AACTGCTCAAGGGATAGTTGGTTACCGTGACCCGGACATAGCTGGCATTGGCCGGCCCGGGGAAAGAGAAAGGTCCATACACGCTGGAGGCCAGTTCGACCTTGGCGAACCCCGAGGCGTTGCCGCCGATGGCCTTAGCCAGCTCCTGGTTGCCGGATGCGTTGGCATTGAGGGTCAAGGTGGCCAACGCCGCTGTCTGGGTCAGACTTGCGGCACCGGTCACGCCCGGCACCATGCTCAGGGTCTTGGCGCCACTCAGCGCCGCCGCGTCCACCGCATTTTGCAGCCGCGTCTTGTTCAGCAGCATATGGCTGCCGTCCAGTGCCAGGGCGCCCATCAACAGGAGCGAGGCCATGGCGATCACCACCAGGATGATCATTGCCCCGCGCTGACTGGACGGAAACGCGGTGAGCGGCTGCCGGATACACGATTTCATCTTCAAGCCCTCCCCTTCTCGCTCTGCCCCAGTCCAGCCCGAACCGCCTACAGAGCCTTGATGACATTGACCTCGACACCGCGAATTACCGTGATACCCGCGGCCTCAGGGCTCGCGTGCCGATGCACGAGCGGCTTGCTCACTACGGGCGCCGGCGCTTCCTGAGCCATGGCTACCGGCTCGACAGGCAAAGGCCGCTTGTTGTTATCCAGTGGATTGCGCAGGGCCAGTTGCAGCTTGCCCGCCGTCATGCCCTTGACCAGCACTTCCGCCTGAAGCGGTGTCATCTCCAGGGTCACTGCACGCACCACCACCGGCTGGGTCTTGTCGGTACTGGCTGTCTGGTCCACGGCCAGTACCCGCAGGTCCTCCAGAATGGTCTTGGATTCGGCATTGCCATCGTTGCCGGTCTGGCGAGTGGCCAGGACATCGACCCGATTGCCCGGGAGCAGGAACCCGCCGACGCCGACCACATCGTCCACCCGGACCGATATGGCACGTTTGTCCGGCTCGATCAGCGAGGCCAGGGTGCTGCCCCCCAGGTGCTCGGCCAGGCGCGCAGCGCGCAGGATGTCGCCACGCAGCATGGAGAAGGTGGCGATCTTGCCCACCACCTTGTCGGTGGAGTCAAAGGCATCGTCCGGAACCGCATCCTTGGGCATGCGTACCACTCCCACCTGCTGGGCCTCGACCATCTGCCCGAAGGCGATCTCGACAGTGGCCACCACCACGTTGCGCTGGTTGTCGTCGGGACCGACATTGAGCCGTGCATTGAGCCAGTTGTTGGCCATCCATGCCGCGCCCAACCCCAGGATCAGGGACAAGGCAATGAGGGTGAATGTGCGAGAGCTCATGGGAGTGTCTCCTTATCCAAGAAAGTCGAGCTGGACGAAGTAGTTGCGCCACGCCCACTCCAGCTCCCGGGTCGACAGCGGACCGGAGCCGCCCAGATAGCGCTGGCGGTCGAGTGCCATGTTCAACAGGTCGCGGGGGTGGCAAGGCACCAAGGGCATGTTTTCTGCGCCATAGAGTTCCTTGAGCACATAGCCAAGCACCTGAGGATCGTAAGGAACGCCCAGCCGCTCGGTCTCCTGGATCCAGATGCGCCGGTATTCCTCGGGTTTCAGATAACCGAACTGCAGCTTGTAGCCGATGCGCCGCAGAAACGCTTCGTCCGCCAGCTCCAGGGGATTGATGTTGGTGGAAAACACCAGGATCAGGTCGAAGGGCAATTCACAGTGCCGCCCACCGCCAAGGTTGAGGAAGTCACGTTTCTCTTCCATCGGCACAATCCAGCGGTTCAACAATTCCGCCGGGGCCATGCGCTGGCGCCCCATGTCGTCGATGATGAACAAGCCGTTGCTGGCCTTGAGCTGCAGGGGCGCCTGGTACAGGCGGGTGAAGGGGTCGTAGTGGACGTCCAGTTGCTCCATGGTCAACTCGCCGCCCGTGATGATCAGCGGGCGCTCGCAGTGCAGCAGCCGGCGGTCGATCCCTTCATTGAGCAACAGACTGTTCTGCTGCTCATCGTCATCCAGGCGCCGATGCACCTGGGGATCGAAGATCTCGATCACCGCCTCATTGATCGCAATGGCGTGCGGTACCCAGATGGATTCGGAAAACAGACGGATCAGTCGGCTGCTGACATAAGTCTTGCCGGTGCCCGCCGGCCCGTAAATCATGATGGCGCGCCCGGAGTTCAAGGCGACGCCCAGTTGGTCGAGCATGTCCTGAGCGAGCACCATCG
This genomic stretch from Pseudomonas sp. Os17 harbors:
- the cpaB gene encoding Flp pilus assembly protein CpaB, with translation MSSRTFTLIALSLILGLGAAWMANNWLNARLNVGPDDNQRNVVVATVEIAFGQMVEAQQVGVVRMPKDAVPDDAFDSTDKVVGKIATFSMLRGDILRAARLAEHLGGSTLASLIEPDKRAISVRVDDVVGVGGFLLPGNRVDVLATRQTGNDGNAESKTILEDLRVLAVDQTASTDKTQPVVVRAVTLEMTPLQAEVLVKGMTAGKLQLALRNPLDNNKRPLPVEPVAMAQEAPAPVVSKPLVHRHASPEAAGITVIRGVEVNVIKAL
- a CDS encoding AAA family ATPase, with protein sequence MYAMSNSRVSSSEREAVQRLAPQPCTILETGLADNFLGDLVCKHLYDAGVLDMSRLVERLALTGAVLEEVLTFLRKDRRVEILGQAPGQTLRYGLTERGRAAARDALARSGYIGAAPFPVSAYRSLIKIQTIHHGRISAHDMHRSFGAMVLAQDMLDQLGVALNSGRAIMIYGPAGTGKTYVSSRLIRLFSESIWVPHAIAINEAVIEIFDPQVHRRLDDDEQQNSLLLNEGIDRRLLHCERPLIITGGELTMEQLDVHYDPFTRLYQAPLQLKASNGLFIIDDMGRQRMAPAELLNRWIVPMEEKRDFLNLGGGRHCELPFDLILVFSTNINPLELADEAFLRRIGYKLQFGYLKPEEYRRIWIQETERLGVPYDPQVLGYVLKELYGAENMPLVPCHPRDLLNMALDRQRYLGGSGPLSTRELEWAWRNYFVQLDFLG